Proteins encoded by one window of Bacteroidia bacterium:
- a CDS encoding TlpA disulfide reductase family protein translates to MSHSALHGLIIASGIWRAVLMTPGGELPFNFETKEVNGRSEIFIKNGDEEIEVNEISYANDSLIIQLPIYDSEFRVRVAGDSMNGYWYNNSRKNYAPTPFKAVLGESYRFINNAKSEMKLAEKWKWKFSPGTKDSSEAIAMFKQEGADVKGTLLTESGDYRYLHGCLNNDSLFLSYFDGAFAYLFKASVKNNTMQGVFYSGHHWQQPWQAVVDENAELPDPFKLTFLKSDTTSFSFNALRLDSTVFSYPRKELKGRVVVIEMMGTWCPNCMDETAFLSDYYSRNKDKDITIIGLAFEKTSDFRKSVNNVKRVKDRYHVQYETLIAGNREMAASKMNMLSKINGYPTTIIIDRKGNVRKIYTGFNGPATGSYHEKTKDDFIRIMDTLLSEK, encoded by the coding sequence TTGAGTCATAGCGCATTGCATGGTTTGATTATTGCCTCCGGTATTTGGAGAGCAGTATTAATGACACCCGGAGGTGAGTTGCCATTTAATTTTGAAACAAAAGAAGTTAATGGACGAAGTGAGATTTTTATTAAAAATGGAGATGAAGAGATTGAAGTCAATGAAATATCGTATGCGAATGATTCTTTAATTATTCAATTACCGATTTACGATTCAGAATTCAGAGTTAGGGTTGCCGGTGATAGCATGAATGGCTATTGGTATAACAATTCCAGAAAAAATTATGCACCAACACCCTTCAAAGCTGTTTTAGGAGAAAGTTATCGTTTTATAAATAATGCAAAGTCTGAAATGAAACTCGCTGAAAAATGGAAATGGAAATTCAGCCCGGGCACAAAAGATTCATCTGAGGCAATTGCAATGTTTAAACAAGAAGGTGCCGATGTGAAAGGAACACTTTTAACTGAATCTGGTGATTATCGTTATCTTCATGGATGTCTGAATAATGACAGTTTGTTTTTATCTTATTTTGATGGGGCATTTGCCTATCTCTTTAAAGCATCTGTAAAAAACAATACAATGCAGGGTGTTTTTTATTCAGGGCATCACTGGCAACAACCCTGGCAAGCAGTGGTTGATGAAAATGCAGAATTGCCAGATCCTTTTAAGCTAACCTTTCTGAAGAGTGATACTACTTCTTTTTCATTTAACGCATTACGATTGGACAGTACGGTTTTTTCATATCCCCGAAAAGAATTAAAAGGTAGAGTAGTAGTTATTGAAATGATGGGAACATGGTGCCCGAATTGTATGGACGAAACAGCTTTTTTATCTGATTATTATTCCAGAAACAAAGACAAGGATATTACCATAATCGGTTTGGCATTTGAAAAAACATCTGACTTCAGAAAGTCAGTTAATAATGTGAAAAGAGTGAAAGACAGATATCATGTTCAGTATGAAACATTGATTGCCGGTAACAGAGAAATGGCTGCATCTAAAATGAATATGCTCAGTAAAATCAATGGCTATCCTACAACTATTATTATTGATCGCAAAGGTAATGTCAGAAAAATCTACACAGGTTTTAATGGGCCGGCCACAGGCTCATATCACGAAAAGACAAAGGACGATTTTATCCGTATTATGGATACGTTACTTTCAGAAAAATAG
- a CDS encoding proprotein convertase P-domain-containing protein: MNRIHLILVVLLMSAQSLYSQCTLTNATGCSCLGGGTNCDLLPDITASRKPLTILGSNGVIEYSQSGNGANDGRLRITVSTPNIGHGPMETRSSNIFVCGTDTFVGTAPSICPDNITYPKIIINQRIYHKNGNSMSYYDRPAGTMTYHPTHGHQHVDNWGVYTLRTPTADPNPVNWPIVGNGAKLAFCLLDIGACASSNGSGLCIADNGDTLDTPAEFYGNYGLGGGSYGCSATLQGISAGYFDTYNQSLDGMWINIPPGTCNGTYYIVCQQDPDNYFLEENDNNNVMAVPFTLTKQGGVVPTVTANGPTTFCAGGSVTLTCSSASDYLWSNGATTQSITVSQGGTYTCTVNNTSTCATASTPITVTVNSFPVTASTSSANVCAGDPVQLNGSATSSGTVTVVQTFSNNTAYPIPDNNSTGVQSPITVSGINPATLSSGVVVSVNANITHTYDGDIELRLVAPSGQYAVLSNRRGGSGDNYTNTTFAMNGPMAITSGNPPYNGTFIPEGNFNSLTGNVNGVWKLHVIDRASVDVGTIQNWTLKINSQVPTTISYNWTSNPSGFSSTNQNPIANPAQTTTYTVSAVESTTGCAGSGSVTVNVANPNVSVSGNNTICLGNSTSLSASGATTYSWSPATGLSATTGASVTAAPTQTTTYSVIGMLNGCSDTTQFTVTVNPVPTNVSALASPGSLCVGDILFLSGVGNDVTSWSWTGPDGFSSTQSAPSIINIQPVQAGNYTVTGSNACGSASAQVIVNVKPTPYALVSITYPNGHCAGSYAQVCASDTSNGAYAPYTYLWDNNQTTACINQIILANPLPLHGPDVTIVNSFGCASTNATLWNLPFGPVADSIQNPQTICQGGSYAINGNIYTTTGTYYDNFINVSGCDSIVITQLTVTPSLNIIVSGVNFICEGQSTLLTASGASAYTWSPATGLNTTTGTTVSASPSSTTTYLVTGTANGCSNSTSVTVNVTPNPVVQTSGDVSVCSGQFVTLSASGASDYSWSPGTNLNTTTGATVIANPTATTTYTVVGTDNGCTSSASITVSIITQPIVNVTASTTSICNGQSATLTASGADTYTWSPSTGLNTTTGATVIATPATTTTYIVTGFVAGGCFSTNTITINANTGGAAPAMPGLIAGNKKPCPTVNENYSVAFVANAIGYTWTVPSGVTILSGQGTNSIQVSFGSNFSSGSVSVIANGACGVSSKRLLTITKNIPATPSTISGPVTGLCNAAGNFTAATVSGATSYTWSVPTGASVVSGQGTKIASINVSSSFSSGNVCVTADNSCMSSKPRCVAIKKTPSVPTTLTGPTTVCAGQQNVTYQTNSVFGANNYQWIVPSGSIITSGQGTTSITVNFGTNPGSVGVNAYNDCGHAGRRAVHVAFNCRIGEMSSSVSDLEVTPNPTATGMVNLKINSETNGIALIKMTDILGKTVLIKNIANVIGTNNHKLDLSKYNKGIYLLTVDTGSKKQTLKVVIQ; this comes from the coding sequence ATGAATCGTATTCACCTAATTCTGGTGGTTTTGCTAATGTCGGCACAATCACTGTACTCACAATGTACATTAACCAATGCTACGGGTTGCTCTTGTCTGGGTGGCGGAACCAATTGTGATTTATTACCTGATATCACAGCATCAAGAAAGCCATTGACCATACTTGGCTCTAATGGTGTTATTGAATATTCACAGTCAGGGAATGGAGCTAACGATGGGCGTCTTAGAATTACAGTCTCAACACCTAACATCGGACATGGTCCAATGGAAACCCGCTCATCAAATATTTTTGTTTGCGGCACAGATACTTTTGTTGGTACAGCACCATCAATTTGTCCAGATAACATTACCTATCCTAAAATTATTATCAACCAAAGAATTTATCATAAAAATGGCAATTCAATGTCATATTATGATCGTCCTGCTGGAACCATGACTTATCACCCAACACATGGTCATCAGCACGTTGACAACTGGGGTGTTTACACATTAAGAACACCAACAGCAGACCCTAATCCGGTTAACTGGCCGATAGTAGGTAATGGTGCTAAACTTGCTTTTTGCCTATTAGATATTGGAGCATGTGCATCATCAAATGGAAGTGGATTGTGTATTGCGGACAATGGCGATACACTTGATACACCTGCAGAGTTTTATGGTAACTATGGTTTAGGTGGAGGAAGTTATGGCTGTTCAGCTACGTTACAAGGTATATCGGCTGGTTATTTTGATACCTATAATCAAAGTCTTGATGGCATGTGGATTAACATTCCTCCCGGTACTTGCAACGGTACGTATTACATCGTATGTCAACAGGACCCCGACAATTATTTTCTTGAGGAGAACGATAACAACAACGTAATGGCAGTGCCATTTACACTTACAAAACAAGGTGGTGTAGTTCCAACTGTGACTGCAAATGGACCAACAACATTTTGTGCAGGTGGCAGTGTAACTTTGACTTGCAGCAGTGCAAGCGATTATCTATGGAGTAATGGTGCTACAACACAAAGTATCACTGTTTCACAAGGTGGAACATATACCTGTACTGTAAATAATACATCAACTTGCGCTACTGCATCTACTCCTATTACCGTAACGGTTAATAGTTTTCCTGTAACTGCATCTACAAGTTCTGCAAATGTTTGTGCCGGAGATCCTGTGCAACTGAATGGCTCAGCAACAAGTTCAGGAACTGTAACTGTTGTACAAACTTTTTCTAACAATACAGCTTATCCTATTCCTGATAATAATTCAACAGGAGTTCAATCACCAATAACTGTTAGCGGTATAAATCCGGCAACGTTAAGTTCTGGTGTAGTAGTATCTGTAAATGCAAACATTACACATACTTATGATGGTGACATTGAATTGCGTTTGGTGGCTCCATCAGGACAATATGCTGTGTTAAGTAACCGCAGAGGTGGAAGTGGTGACAATTATACCAATACAACTTTTGCAATGAACGGACCAATGGCTATAACCAGCGGTAATCCACCTTATAATGGAACATTTATTCCTGAAGGAAACTTTAATAGTTTGACAGGTAATGTGAATGGTGTTTGGAAACTTCATGTAATTGACCGTGCCTCCGTAGATGTGGGTACTATTCAAAACTGGACATTAAAAATCAATTCACAAGTTCCGACAACAATATCGTATAACTGGACATCTAATCCTTCAGGATTTAGTTCAACGAATCAGAATCCGATTGCTAATCCTGCACAAACAACAACCTATACTGTCTCTGCAGTTGAAAGTACTACAGGTTGTGCTGGCTCAGGTTCAGTGACGGTGAATGTTGCAAATCCTAATGTTAGTGTTTCCGGCAACAATACAATCTGTTTAGGAAATTCTACTTCTCTTTCTGCAAGTGGCGCTACTACCTATTCATGGTCTCCTGCAACAGGATTAAGTGCTACTACAGGTGCCAGTGTTACAGCTGCACCGACACAAACCACTACTTATTCGGTTATTGGTATGTTGAATGGATGTTCAGATACCACACAGTTTACAGTAACGGTTAATCCTGTGCCTACAAATGTAAGTGCACTTGCAAGTCCAGGCTCATTGTGTGTTGGAGATATTTTGTTTTTGAGTGGGGTTGGTAATGATGTTACTTCTTGGTCTTGGACAGGTCCTGATGGCTTCAGTTCTACTCAATCAGCTCCATCAATAATTAATATTCAACCGGTACAGGCAGGGAATTATACAGTTACGGGTTCTAATGCCTGTGGCAGTGCCTCTGCACAGGTTATTGTGAATGTTAAACCTACACCTTATGCTTTAGTTTCTATAACATACCCTAATGGTCATTGTGCAGGAAGCTATGCTCAGGTGTGTGCATCAGATACTTCTAACGGAGCTTATGCACCATACACCTATCTTTGGGATAACAATCAAACAACTGCATGTATCAATCAAATAATACTTGCAAATCCGTTGCCCTTACATGGTCCGGATGTAACAATTGTTAATAGTTTTGGATGTGCATCAACGAATGCAACATTGTGGAATTTGCCTTTTGGTCCAGTGGCCGATTCAATTCAGAATCCACAAACAATTTGTCAAGGGGGTTCTTACGCAATAAACGGAAATATTTATACAACTACAGGAACCTATTATGATAACTTTATCAATGTTTCGGGTTGTGATAGTATAGTAATTACACAACTAACAGTAACACCCTCACTTAACATAATTGTAAGCGGAGTCAACTTCATCTGCGAAGGCCAGTCAACGCTATTAACAGCATCTGGTGCATCAGCATATACATGGAGCCCTGCAACTGGTTTAAATACCACTACCGGCACAACAGTTAGTGCATCACCATCATCAACTACTACTTATTTGGTTACAGGTACAGCCAACGGATGTTCAAATAGTACATCAGTTACTGTAAACGTAACTCCAAACCCGGTTGTTCAAACAAGTGGCGATGTTAGTGTGTGCAGCGGTCAGTTTGTGACCTTAAGTGCCAGTGGTGCATCGGACTATTCGTGGTCACCAGGAACAAATTTGAATACTACAACAGGTGCAACAGTTATTGCCAATCCTACTGCAACAACAACTTATACTGTTGTCGGCACAGATAATGGCTGTACATCTTCTGCATCAATTACCGTAAGCATTATTACACAGCCTATAGTTAACGTAACTGCCAGTACAACTTCTATCTGTAATGGTCAGTCAGCTACATTAACAGCTTCAGGCGCAGATACCTATACATGGAGTCCTTCAACAGGTTTAAATACAACAACTGGAGCAACCGTAATTGCAACACCAGCTACAACAACCACTTATATAGTAACAGGTTTTGTTGCCGGTGGATGTTTTAGTACAAACACAATAACTATCAATGCAAATACAGGAGGAGCAGCACCTGCCATGCCTGGATTGATAGCAGGTAATAAAAAACCTTGCCCAACAGTTAACGAAAACTATTCTGTCGCTTTCGTTGCCAATGCCATTGGTTATACCTGGACAGTTCCTTCAGGAGTAACCATTCTTTCAGGACAAGGAACTAACAGTATTCAAGTGAGTTTTGGATCTAACTTTTCCAGCGGTAGCGTTTCAGTAATTGCCAATGGAGCTTGTGGTGTTAGTTCCAAAAGATTGCTAACCATTACTAAGAATATTCCAGCTACACCATCAACGATTAGTGGTCCTGTAACCGGACTTTGTAATGCAGCAGGAAATTTTACAGCCGCCACAGTGAGTGGAGCAACTTCTTACACATGGTCGGTACCTACTGGGGCTAGTGTCGTGAGTGGACAAGGTACTAAGATTGCCTCTATTAATGTGAGTAGTAGTTTCAGCAGTGGTAATGTTTGCGTAACAGCGGACAATTCCTGCATGAGCAGTAAGCCACGTTGTGTTGCGATTAAGAAGACACCATCTGTACCAACAACTTTAACAGGACCAACCACAGTTTGTGCAGGACAACAAAATGTGACTTATCAGACTAACAGTGTGTTTGGAGCAAACAACTATCAATGGATTGTTCCTTCAGGATCAATAATTACCTCCGGACAAGGAACCACAAGCATCACAGTTAACTTCGGAACCAACCCGGGTAGTGTGGGTGTTAATGCATACAATGACTGTGGACATGCCGGCAGAAGAGCAGTGCATGTTGCATTTAATTGCCGCATAGGTGAGATGAGTAGTAGTGTTTCCGATTTAGAAGTAACCCCCAATCCAACTGCAACAGGAATGGTTAACCTGAAAATAAATTCAGAAACCAATGGTATAGCTTTGATTAAAATGACAGACATTTTAGGTAAGACGGTGTTAATAAAAAACATTGCAAATGTGATAGGAACAAACAATCACAAATTAGACTTATCTAAATACAATAAAGGAATATATTTGTTAACTGTTGATACAGGTAGTAAAAAACAAACATTAAAAGTTGTAATACAATAG